The genomic DNA AAAACCGATATCCGGAGAAGAACCGCCCCAGAGATAAGGGACACCGATAAAGCTCTTTGCCGTCTTAACAACCTCCTCCCTAAAATACATGTTATCTTTTATCTTTGCAATGGCATAATCGCCGGGACTGACGATATAATACTCATCAATAATTCCTTGCGAGCTAAGACTTTCTGCCTTTCTGTGTGCGTTTTCCCTCGACGTAAAATTGCCGAAACGGACCTTGTAGATTCTCTCGGGAGTAGCAAAATAGAAGGCATTTAACCCTCTATTCCGCAGGGATTCTGTCAGTCTGGCCGCATTTCCAACTTTTGAGAAAGCGCCGGCCTGAATGGTATACCCCATCCGGGCCAGTTCCTTTTCCGTGATCCGGTGGAGACGATAAGGAACGGGACGGCGCTCCCCACAGCCGGCCACGATGAAGATGACCAACAGAGAGACAAAAATTGGCAGTATTTTACATTGCCGGGTAATCACTTTTCCCTCACCGAGGCATTTTGGGGGAAGTCCACAACTCCTAAGACAAGCTTTCTCATACGTAAGATCTTGTTTTGACTTGTCTTACTGATCGCTGATTGCTGACGGCGGCATGCTTACGAAAATTATTCAATCAATGACCCCCTCCTTCCGGCAGAGTTCAATTAACAGCATAGCCGCCTTTTCCAATTCGGCCTGCAGGTGGGCCGCACTGACGGTGAGTCTCAACCTGGCTTCTCCGGTAGGAACCGAAGGCAGGCGTATGGCAGTTATATAGATATCCCCCTTTTCCAGCAGGGTCCGACTGATATTCAAGGCCTTTCTCTCGTCACCGATGACGATGGGGACAACGGGTGTCTCACCGGGCGGGAGATTGAAGCCCCCGGAGACTAATATTTCCCGTATGAAATGTACATTGGACCGGAGACGTTCAATAAGCGAAGAGTCAATTTCCAACAATTTGATGGCGGTCGTTGCCGCGGCAATTACCCCCGGGGGGAGGGCAGTGGTGTAAATAAATGAACGGGCTTTATTTATGAGGTAGGTTATCAGGTCAGAAGAGCCGGTAACAAAACCCCCCACTGACCCGATAGCCTTGCTGAGGGTTCCGGTATGGATGGCGACATCGTTACTTACTCCGAGCCAATCGGCGGTGCCGCGGCCCCCTTCTCCCATGACCCCCGTTCCATGGGCATCATCTACCATTAGAAGACAGCCGTGTTGCGAAGAGATATCTACCAGCTCCTTAAGGGGGGCAATGTCGCCATCCATGGAAAATACGCCCTCAGTTACGATCAATTTTCGCCTCTTTGCCTTTTCGTTATGGAGCAGATTTTTCAGGGAATCCATATCATTGTGGGGAAAGGGACGCTTTTCCGCACGGCTTAAGATGCAGGCATCAATGATACTGGCATGGACCAGCCGATCAGAAAAGACGAGACCTTTTCTACCCACAAGTGCGCTTATGGCACCTGTATTGGCGGCGTAACCTGAGGAAAAAACGAGGGCCTTTTCGGTGCCCTTGAATCTGGCCAGGGTAGCCTCCAACTCTTCATAGAGGTGTGAGTGACCACATATCAGCCGGGATGCCCCGGCGCCAGTCCCGAAACGTTCCGTCGCC from Syntrophales bacterium includes the following:
- a CDS encoding NlpC/P60 family protein; the encoded protein is MITRQCKILPIFVSLLVIFIVAGCGERRPVPYRLHRITEKELARMGYTIQAGAFSKVGNAARLTESLRNRGLNAFYFATPERIYKVRFGNFTSRENAHRKAESLSSQGIIDEYYIVSPGDYAIAKIKDNMYFREEVVKTAKSFIGVPYLWGGSSPDIGFDCSGLTTAVYQLNGLDLPRLSSEQYEAGVPVERDSLLKGDLVFFAISKGKKVSHVGIYAGEGRFIHAPGRGKKIRMDSLSDGYFRKRYIAGRAYF
- the bioF gene encoding 8-amino-7-oxononanoate synthase; its protein translation is MSVSITNLREELNNLKRASLYRELIPITSVSPTHGYINGREVILFCTNNYLGLTHHPQVIEASIRATERFGTGAGASRLICGHSHLYEELEATLARFKGTEKALVFSSGYAANTGAISALVGRKGLVFSDRLVHASIIDACILSRAEKRPFPHNDMDSLKNLLHNEKAKRRKLIVTEGVFSMDGDIAPLKELVDISSQHGCLLMVDDAHGTGVMGEGGRGTADWLGVSNDVAIHTGTLSKAIGSVGGFVTGSSDLITYLINKARSFIYTTALPPGVIAAATTAIKLLEIDSSLIERLRSNVHFIREILVSGGFNLPPGETPVVPIVIGDERKALNISRTLLEKGDIYITAIRLPSVPTGEARLRLTVSAAHLQAELEKAAMLLIELCRKEGVID